A part of Brachybacterium faecium DSM 4810 genomic DNA contains:
- a CDS encoding Activator of Hsp90 ATPase homolog 1-like protein (PFAM: Activator of Hsp90 ATPase homolog 1-like protein), with protein sequence MNAGTGPETRAHAAGSPDSAGQSSSPPGAGVTDGDRYVASRTVDAAPSAVFALLADPARHHETEPTDWVRSALEPDPAPLTAVGQVFGIEMFHENAGGRYEMHNRVITLDPGRTIAWEPGQHGHDGELGTGGWTWRYDLAPEDERTRVTLIYDWSAVSEPMRERFGLPPVPLSFLDESLAALEKAVTAGPRPVA encoded by the coding sequence ATGAACGCCGGGACGGGGCCCGAGACGAGGGCCCACGCGGCGGGCAGCCCCGATTCTGCAGGCCAGAGCTCCTCACCTCCGGGAGCCGGGGTGACGGACGGGGACCGCTACGTCGCCTCGCGCACCGTGGACGCCGCCCCGTCGGCTGTCTTCGCCCTGCTCGCCGACCCGGCCCGACACCACGAGACCGAGCCGACGGACTGGGTGCGCAGCGCGCTCGAGCCGGATCCGGCACCGCTGACGGCCGTGGGTCAGGTGTTCGGGATCGAGATGTTCCACGAGAACGCCGGAGGACGCTACGAGATGCACAATCGCGTGATCACGCTCGACCCCGGGCGCACCATCGCCTGGGAGCCGGGGCAGCACGGGCACGACGGAGAGCTCGGCACCGGCGGCTGGACCTGGCGCTATGACCTCGCGCCCGAGGATGAGCGCACCCGCGTGACCCTCATCTACGACTGGAGCGCCGTGTCGGAGCCGATGCGCGAGCGGTTCGGCCTGCCGCCCGTCCCGCTGAGCTTTCTCGACGAGTCCCTCGCGGCGCTCGAGAAGGCCGTGACGGCGGGGCCGCGCCCCGTGGCGTGA
- a CDS encoding ABC-type sugar transport system, periplasmic component (TIGRFAM: Tat (twin-arginine translocation) pathway signal sequence), producing MNTTRRSVLGLGAAGLTAAVLAACSSNGGGGSSDDPVTIGFVAVGPEGAWRQANEQNIQDTFTEDAGFTLKYAPATNLDQKSQIDAFTSFIDEGVDLILLSATEGSGWEESLNRAQEAEIPVILIDRGIEPDDTDLYETRLAPDNVAVSTSVAEWAKSTFPDGATYFVLEGPAGVSVVNERNEGWNEVMEGESAFTDLGSQTANWSTEEAKSVFETVLKSNDNDVQLVFAQNDEMGLGAAQAVQEAGLTPGEDVKIATIDGTEAALQALADGTLSFVAEYNPLFGEQALEAVNTVLEGGEVESYIQVESTTFDSPEAAEEALPDRKY from the coding sequence ATGAACACCACCCGTCGTTCCGTCCTCGGGCTCGGCGCAGCCGGCCTCACCGCCGCCGTCCTGGCAGCCTGCTCGTCCAACGGTGGGGGCGGCAGCTCCGATGATCCGGTGACCATCGGCTTCGTCGCCGTCGGCCCCGAGGGCGCCTGGCGACAGGCCAACGAGCAGAACATCCAGGACACGTTCACGGAGGATGCCGGCTTCACGCTGAAGTACGCGCCCGCCACGAACCTGGACCAGAAGTCCCAGATCGATGCGTTCACATCGTTCATCGACGAGGGCGTGGACCTGATCCTGCTCTCCGCCACCGAAGGCTCCGGCTGGGAGGAGTCACTCAACCGCGCCCAGGAGGCGGAGATCCCCGTCATCCTCATCGACCGCGGCATCGAGCCCGATGACACCGATCTCTACGAGACCCGTCTGGCGCCCGACAACGTCGCCGTCTCCACTTCGGTCGCAGAATGGGCAAAGTCCACCTTCCCCGACGGTGCGACGTACTTCGTGCTCGAGGGCCCGGCCGGCGTCTCGGTGGTCAACGAGCGCAACGAGGGCTGGAACGAAGTCATGGAGGGAGAGTCCGCGTTCACCGATCTCGGCTCCCAGACCGCGAACTGGTCCACTGAGGAGGCCAAGAGCGTCTTCGAGACGGTGCTGAAGTCCAACGACAACGATGTCCAGCTCGTCTTCGCGCAGAACGACGAGATGGGGCTCGGCGCCGCCCAGGCCGTGCAGGAAGCCGGCCTCACCCCGGGCGAGGACGTCAAGATCGCCACGATCGACGGCACCGAGGCCGCGCTGCAGGCGCTGGCCGACGGCACCCTCTCCTTCGTCGCCGAGTACAACCCGCTGTTCGGCGAGCAGGCCCTGGAGGCGGTCAACACCGTCCTGGAGGGCGGCGAGGTCGAGTCCTACATCCAGGTCGAGAGCACCACCTTCGACTCGCCCGAGGCCGCTGAGGAAGCGCTGCCCGACCGCAAGTACTGA
- a CDS encoding cytosine/adenosine deaminase (PFAM: Cytidine and deoxycytidylate deaminase zinc-binding region) — protein sequence MTWTPTAEDDRRFLSLAIEQARKSWDEGGVPIGAVLVHDGKVLAAGHNQRVQKDSAILHGETDTIEKAGRLRASVYRESVLYTTLSPCIMCAGTALLYEIPRIVIGENRAFEMSEALLRERGVAVDVLDDPECIELMERMIAERPEIWSEDIGVETAELGARTDAPGAADEGQGR from the coding sequence ATGACCTGGACCCCCACCGCCGAGGACGACCGTCGCTTCCTCTCCCTCGCCATCGAGCAGGCGCGCAAGAGCTGGGATGAGGGCGGGGTACCGATCGGTGCCGTGCTCGTCCATGACGGGAAGGTACTCGCCGCCGGCCACAACCAGAGAGTGCAGAAGGATTCGGCGATCCTCCACGGGGAGACCGACACCATCGAGAAGGCAGGCCGCCTGCGCGCGAGCGTGTATCGGGAGTCGGTGCTGTACACGACCCTCTCGCCGTGCATCATGTGCGCCGGCACAGCGCTGCTCTACGAGATCCCGCGGATCGTCATCGGCGAGAACCGTGCCTTCGAGATGTCCGAGGCGCTGCTGCGCGAGCGGGGCGTCGCCGTGGACGTGCTCGACGATCCCGAGTGCATCGAGCTCATGGAGCGCATGATCGCCGAGCGGCCCGAGATCTGGAGCGAGGACATCGGGGTCGAAACGGCGGAGCTGGGCGCGCGCACCGACGCGCCGGGCGCCGCGGACGAGGGCCAGGGCCGGTGA
- a CDS encoding purine-cytosine permease-like transporter (PFAM: Permease for cytosine/purines, uracil, thiamine, allantoin) yields MTAAELREDAVGEAIDPDYPVTPVPRSARRGVVSISVVLIGFTVFAPTLMAGASIGAAFRFSEFLAVLAVGSVVLGAYVAAIGFLGARTGLTTVVMSRYTFGTAGSKVVSLLLGGTQIGWYGVAVGSIGKMTALAFGWESAWAPALVMIAVSVLMMLTALYGYEGMYWVSLLSTPLILILAFWVTGLALTEVGGVRGLFNIAPTATLSWAAAVTTVVGTFASAGTQAANWTRFAQRGRDAVIACAMGFVIGNGLMVFFGAVSALAFGEGDFTTLLLGMGMIGWGLFFLFGNLWKSNADAAYAFGVAGAEIASSTRKGPFIVGGVAIGTVLALTGVESHIVGYLSLLGVLIPPLGGVLIGDWIARWRGGQPALETLTEKARWQALVPYAAACVVAWGSNEFELGIAPLNGIVVAMVMAWWFGVRSARV; encoded by the coding sequence GTGACCGCCGCCGAGCTGCGCGAGGACGCCGTCGGTGAAGCGATCGATCCGGACTACCCGGTCACGCCGGTCCCTCGCTCCGCACGACGCGGAGTGGTCTCCATCAGTGTGGTCCTCATCGGCTTCACCGTCTTCGCGCCGACGCTCATGGCGGGCGCGAGCATCGGTGCGGCGTTCCGCTTCTCCGAGTTCCTCGCCGTGCTCGCGGTGGGCTCGGTGGTGCTGGGCGCGTACGTCGCCGCGATCGGCTTCCTCGGGGCCCGCACCGGGCTGACCACCGTGGTCATGTCGCGGTACACCTTCGGCACCGCCGGGTCGAAGGTCGTCTCCCTGCTGCTCGGGGGCACGCAGATCGGCTGGTACGGGGTGGCGGTCGGCTCGATCGGGAAGATGACCGCCCTTGCTTTCGGGTGGGAGAGCGCATGGGCGCCGGCACTGGTGATGATCGCAGTCTCCGTGCTGATGATGCTGACCGCGCTGTACGGCTACGAAGGCATGTACTGGGTCTCCCTCCTCTCGACCCCGCTGATCCTCATCCTCGCCTTCTGGGTCACAGGCCTGGCGCTGACCGAAGTGGGCGGGGTGCGGGGGCTGTTCAACATCGCCCCGACCGCCACCCTGAGCTGGGCCGCGGCGGTGACCACCGTGGTGGGCACCTTCGCCTCGGCCGGCACGCAGGCCGCGAACTGGACCCGGTTCGCACAGCGTGGCCGTGACGCCGTGATCGCCTGTGCGATGGGCTTCGTGATCGGCAACGGGCTCATGGTGTTCTTCGGCGCCGTCTCCGCGCTCGCGTTCGGTGAGGGCGACTTCACGACCCTGCTGCTGGGCATGGGCATGATCGGCTGGGGCCTGTTCTTCCTGTTCGGAAACTTGTGGAAGTCCAACGCCGACGCCGCGTACGCCTTCGGTGTCGCCGGGGCGGAGATCGCCTCTTCCACCCGCAAGGGGCCCTTCATCGTCGGTGGCGTCGCGATCGGCACTGTCCTCGCGCTGACCGGCGTAGAGAGCCACATCGTGGGCTACCTCAGCCTGCTGGGCGTGCTCATCCCGCCACTCGGCGGTGTGCTCATCGGCGACTGGATCGCACGTTGGCGCGGCGGGCAGCCGGCGCTTGAGACGCTCACGGAGAAGGCGCGGTGGCAGGCGCTCGTGCCATACGCGGCCGCGTGCGTGGTGGCGTGGGGATCGAACGAGTTCGAGCTCGGGATCGCTCCGCTGAATGGGATCGTGGTGGCGATGGTGATGGCGTGGTGGTTCGGGGTGCGAAGCGCCCGGGTCTGA
- a CDS encoding dihydrofolate reductase (PFAM: RibD C-terminal domain) — MRPLVITQNMTADGSIEMLDDWFDPADDPSDQHEILSRDSAACDALLLGRRTFEDFRGYWPLQEDDTTGISAELDQLQKYVVSSTMTEPGWQRSSILPGDPVPAVRALKRGEGAEISLTGSITLCHTLIAAGLVDEYRIWTVPYVQGRGRRLFPDGHREHLVLREHLAFAAGVTYTRWTVTKD; from the coding sequence ATGAGACCCCTGGTGATCACGCAGAACATGACCGCGGACGGCTCGATCGAGATGCTCGACGACTGGTTCGACCCCGCCGACGATCCCTCCGACCAGCACGAGATCCTCTCCCGCGACAGCGCCGCCTGCGACGCCCTGCTGCTGGGGCGGCGCACCTTCGAGGACTTCCGCGGCTACTGGCCGCTGCAGGAGGACGACACCACCGGCATCTCCGCCGAGCTCGACCAGCTGCAGAAGTACGTGGTCAGCTCCACGATGACCGAGCCCGGCTGGCAGCGCTCGAGCATCCTGCCGGGCGATCCCGTGCCCGCCGTGCGCGCGCTGAAGCGGGGCGAGGGCGCGGAGATCTCGCTGACCGGCAGCATCACGCTGTGCCACACCCTCATCGCCGCTGGACTCGTGGACGAGTACCGGATATGGACCGTGCCCTACGTGCAGGGCCGCGGCCGGCGCCTCTTCCCCGACGGCCATCGCGAGCATCTGGTGCTGCGCGAGCACCTCGCCTTCGCCGCCGGAGTCACCTACACCCGCTGGACCGTCACGAAGGACTGA
- a CDS encoding 16S RNA G1207 methylase RsmC (PFAM: Methyltransferase domain) — protein sequence MTGHHEHSPAHQHTASHEHAAADPTLSPAEHWEQRYAGQASVWSGRVNATLAQVVAEFPRGMAIDLGCGEGGDVLWLAEQGWQAHGLDISTTAVGRARAEAAARGLEGATFSATDLSTWRPEPGTVDLVTASFFQSEVALDRVEILRRAATAVRPGGHLVTISHAAPPSWADHHPARMIDVHAEAEQLAQPEEDWVVEVAEEQPREATGPDGHAGEHLDAVLVLRRR from the coding sequence ATGACCGGACACCATGAGCACTCCCCCGCGCACCAGCACACCGCCTCGCACGAGCACGCCGCCGCGGATCCGACCCTCTCCCCCGCCGAGCACTGGGAGCAGCGCTATGCCGGCCAGGCGTCGGTGTGGTCAGGCCGCGTCAACGCCACGCTCGCGCAGGTCGTGGCCGAGTTCCCGCGCGGCATGGCGATCGACCTCGGCTGCGGGGAGGGCGGGGACGTGCTGTGGCTCGCCGAGCAGGGCTGGCAGGCGCACGGCCTGGACATCTCCACCACGGCCGTCGGCCGGGCGCGGGCCGAGGCCGCCGCACGGGGCCTCGAGGGTGCCACATTCTCCGCGACGGACCTCAGCACGTGGCGGCCGGAGCCGGGCACGGTCGATCTGGTGACTGCCTCGTTCTTCCAGTCCGAGGTGGCGCTGGACCGGGTGGAGATCCTGCGCCGGGCCGCGACGGCAGTGCGACCGGGCGGACACCTCGTGACCATCTCCCACGCGGCCCCGCCCTCCTGGGCGGATCATCACCCCGCACGCATGATCGACGTGCATGCCGAGGCGGAACAGCTCGCGCAGCCCGAGGAGGACTGGGTGGTGGAGGTCGCGGAAGAGCAGCCTCGTGAGGCCACGGGCCCGGACGGGCACGCCGGCGAGCACCTCGATGCGGTGCTGGTGCTGCGCCGGCGGTGA
- a CDS encoding monosaccharide ABC transporter membrane protein (PFAM: Branched-chain amino acid transport system / permease component), with protein MSSDSTSRTSMLIALIRRPYFWGIIAIALLLAVNSLKDPGYLAISYNETTGSLVGNVIDILRAAAPIAMISVGMCLVIATAGIDLSVGSLMAVAGAIAMEFLSSAGGSAGAAFAALGLALLLGAVLGAVNAVLISVVGLQPFISTLVLMLAGRGLAKVITGGQNTAASNDTFRWIANGYVLGLPVVFLLAVLIVIAVGLLVRRSALGLMIEAVGMDPRAARLAGVNRRGLLFAVYIASGALAAVAGVFATASVMTVDVSNTGYQLEMDAILAVVIGGTSLAGGKFNITGAAIGALLIATLDKTVVFLGISSSATPAFKAIVIIALCLLQSERVRALFRARRAKAGSATHDAPKEAVAA; from the coding sequence ATGAGCAGCGACAGCACCTCTCGCACGTCGATGCTGATCGCCTTGATCCGTCGGCCGTACTTCTGGGGGATCATCGCGATCGCCCTGCTGCTGGCCGTCAACAGCCTCAAGGACCCCGGCTATCTGGCGATCAGCTACAACGAGACCACCGGCAGCCTGGTGGGCAACGTGATCGACATCCTGCGCGCCGCCGCCCCCATCGCGATGATCTCGGTGGGGATGTGCCTGGTCATCGCGACCGCCGGCATCGACCTGTCCGTCGGCTCCCTGATGGCCGTCGCCGGAGCCATCGCCATGGAGTTCCTCTCCTCGGCGGGCGGCTCGGCCGGAGCGGCCTTCGCCGCGCTGGGCCTGGCGCTCCTGCTGGGTGCCGTCCTCGGCGCCGTGAACGCGGTGCTCATCTCCGTGGTGGGCCTGCAGCCGTTCATCTCGACGCTCGTGCTCATGCTCGCCGGTCGCGGGCTCGCGAAGGTGATCACCGGCGGGCAGAACACCGCAGCGAGCAACGACACCTTCCGCTGGATCGCCAACGGGTACGTGCTCGGCCTGCCGGTCGTGTTCCTCCTCGCGGTGCTCATCGTGATCGCGGTCGGGCTGCTGGTGCGCCGCAGCGCCCTGGGCCTGATGATCGAGGCGGTCGGCATGGACCCGCGGGCGGCCCGCCTGGCCGGTGTGAACCGGCGCGGACTCCTGTTCGCCGTCTACATCGCCTCCGGGGCGCTGGCCGCCGTCGCGGGCGTCTTCGCCACCGCGAGCGTGATGACCGTCGACGTCTCGAACACCGGCTACCAGCTGGAAATGGATGCGATCCTCGCCGTCGTCATCGGGGGCACCTCGCTCGCCGGCGGGAAGTTCAACATCACCGGCGCGGCGATCGGCGCCCTGCTCATCGCCACCCTCGACAAGACCGTCGTGTTCCTGGGGATCTCCTCCTCTGCCACGCCGGCGTTCAAGGCCATCGTCATCATCGCCCTGTGCCTGCTGCAGTCCGAGCGGGTCCGGGCGCTGTTCCGGGCACGGCGCGCGAAGGCCGGCTCCGCCACGCACGACGCACCGAAGGAGGCTGTCGCAGCATGA
- a CDS encoding monosaccharide ABC transporter ATP-binding protein (PFAM: ABC transporter), whose translation MPASPIVEMNGISISFPGVKALDRVNFRLFPGEVHALMGENGAGKSTLIKALTGVYTIDEGEVVIAGQPRRLAGTADAQTAGVSTVYQEVNLCTNISIGENVMLGHETRGPLGINWRDTHRRASEVLEKVGLGELNPRLPLSTLSIALQQLVAISRATVTDSKVLILDEPTSSLDANEVENLFTVIRALRDEGVAILFVSHFLDQIYAISDRMTVLRNGTFQGEFMTADIDQSTLIATMVGKEMGALDSLERASARREVDRSGDPVYSAEGLGRKGTLEPTDVTLHAGEVLGVAGLLGSGRTELARLVYGADKPEAGTVRLKGSQAQISSPSQALAARIAYASENRRDEGIIRDLSVRENLILGVQAKRGWARPLPTHEKNALVEKYMAALNVRPADPDRPISNLSGGNQQKVLLGRWLATQPEVLILDEPTRGIDIGAKTEIMEEVIALADEGVAVVFISSELDEVVRLSDRVMVLKDRRQLADLPAGDALTSDAIIATIAEESAPEDPGSPQPAGTGASS comes from the coding sequence ATGCCCGCATCACCGATTGTCGAGATGAACGGGATCTCGATCTCATTCCCGGGGGTCAAAGCTCTCGACCGCGTGAACTTCCGCCTCTTCCCCGGAGAGGTCCACGCCCTCATGGGGGAGAACGGCGCCGGGAAGTCGACGCTGATCAAAGCGCTCACGGGCGTGTACACCATCGACGAGGGCGAGGTCGTCATCGCCGGACAGCCGCGCCGGCTGGCCGGCACCGCCGATGCCCAAACCGCCGGCGTCTCGACCGTGTACCAGGAGGTGAATCTGTGCACCAACATCTCCATCGGTGAGAACGTGATGCTCGGCCACGAGACTCGCGGGCCGCTGGGCATCAACTGGCGTGACACGCACCGGCGTGCCTCCGAGGTGCTCGAGAAGGTGGGCCTGGGCGAACTGAATCCGCGCCTGCCGCTGTCCACGCTCTCGATCGCGCTGCAGCAGCTGGTCGCGATCAGCCGCGCCACAGTCACCGACTCGAAGGTACTGATCCTCGACGAGCCGACCTCCAGCCTCGACGCCAACGAGGTGGAGAACCTGTTCACGGTGATCCGTGCCCTGCGGGACGAGGGCGTGGCGATCCTGTTCGTCTCTCACTTCCTCGACCAGATCTACGCGATCAGCGACCGCATGACCGTGCTGCGCAACGGCACCTTCCAGGGCGAGTTCATGACCGCCGACATCGACCAGTCGACGCTGATCGCGACCATGGTCGGCAAGGAGATGGGGGCGCTCGACTCGCTCGAGCGAGCGAGCGCCCGGCGCGAGGTGGACCGCAGCGGCGACCCCGTGTACAGCGCGGAGGGCCTCGGCCGGAAGGGCACCCTCGAGCCGACGGACGTCACGCTGCATGCCGGTGAGGTGCTCGGCGTCGCCGGCCTCCTCGGCAGCGGCCGCACCGAGTTGGCCCGCCTCGTCTACGGGGCCGACAAGCCCGAGGCGGGCACCGTCCGCCTCAAGGGGTCGCAGGCGCAGATCTCCTCCCCCTCCCAGGCTCTCGCCGCGCGCATCGCCTACGCGAGCGAGAACCGGCGCGACGAGGGGATCATCCGTGACCTCAGCGTGCGCGAGAACCTCATCCTCGGCGTCCAGGCGAAGCGGGGATGGGCCCGCCCGCTGCCCACGCACGAGAAGAACGCGCTGGTCGAGAAGTACATGGCAGCGCTCAACGTGCGCCCTGCCGATCCGGATCGGCCGATCAGCAACCTCTCCGGCGGCAACCAGCAGAAGGTCCTGCTGGGCCGCTGGTTGGCTACCCAGCCGGAGGTGCTGATCCTCGACGAGCCCACCCGCGGCATCGACATCGGCGCGAAGACCGAGATCATGGAGGAGGTGATCGCGCTGGCCGATGAAGGCGTGGCCGTCGTGTTCATCTCCTCGGAGCTCGACGAGGTGGTGCGGCTCAGCGACCGGGTGATGGTGCTGAAGGACCGCCGGCAGCTCGCCGATCTCCCCGCAGGGGACGCGCTCACCAGCGACGCCATCATCGCCACCATCGCTGAGGAATCCGCCCCGGAGGATCCCGGCAGCCCCCAGCCCGCAGGAACAGGAGCCAGCTCATGA
- a CDS encoding transcriptional regulator, tetR family (PFAM: Bacterial regulatory proteins, tetR family), whose translation MSTASRPYHHGDLRTALVEEALAMARADGPGGVSLREATRRAGVTPPAAYRHFRGRAHLLDAVARQIQDRMAQRMRRRMRTLRGTSEQERALQRLRGVGLGYIAFAVDEPGWFETAFFGPLREDAPAAGEVVQAADRPGPGPAVDAAGPALGGVTPGAPGAEAAQPPLPPPFRLLIEALDECVQAGVLPAERRPGAEFVCWSAVHGCAELVLHGPLRGAERAIVQQVAQRVVDDIITGIR comes from the coding sequence GTGTCGACCGCATCGCGTCCCTACCACCACGGTGACCTGCGCACCGCCCTGGTGGAGGAGGCCCTGGCGATGGCACGGGCGGACGGGCCGGGCGGGGTGTCGCTGCGCGAGGCGACCCGGCGCGCGGGCGTCACACCCCCGGCGGCGTACCGGCACTTCCGCGGGCGCGCCCACCTGCTGGACGCGGTCGCCCGGCAGATCCAGGACCGCATGGCGCAGCGCATGCGGAGGCGCATGCGCACACTCCGAGGCACCTCCGAGCAGGAGCGGGCGCTGCAGCGGCTGCGCGGCGTGGGGCTGGGCTACATCGCCTTCGCGGTCGATGAGCCGGGCTGGTTCGAGACCGCGTTCTTCGGCCCGCTGCGCGAGGACGCCCCGGCGGCGGGCGAGGTGGTCCAAGCGGCAGACCGGCCGGGGCCGGGGCCCGCTGTCGACGCAGCGGGCCCCGCGCTCGGCGGGGTCACCCCCGGCGCGCCCGGTGCCGAGGCGGCACAGCCTCCGCTGCCGCCGCCGTTCCGCCTGCTCATCGAGGCGCTCGACGAGTGCGTGCAGGCGGGAGTGCTGCCCGCGGAGCGCCGCCCCGGTGCAGAGTTCGTGTGCTGGTCCGCGGTGCACGGCTGTGCAGAGCTGGTGCTGCATGGCCCGCTGCGCGGCGCGGAGAGAGCGATCGTGCAGCAGGTCGCTCAGCGGGTGGTGGACGACATCATCACCGGCATCCGCTGA
- a CDS encoding monosaccharide ABC transporter membrane protein (PFAM: Branched-chain amino acid transport system / permease component) translates to MSAAITTPPAAPTTSRLERVRQQLLSRADSLPTVAALLIFVLMLGYGEFAYGRIFQLSTVSNLFINNAHLIILAVGLTFVIISGGIDLSVGAIIALSSVSGVMLANAGWNAWLVIVVMILIGSLVGLASGVLIQYFNVQPFIATLAMMFLGRGLASMLSTVPVRLDEGSGILLLGTKIKIIDGPKVNDLVITPGVLLALLVVIAAFIILHRTRTGRTVYAIGGSEQSASLMGLSVVRTKLFIYVASGTLAGVAAVVYTARLGSAQNITGIGWELDAIAAAVIGGTLLTGGFGYVLGSVVGALVLGLMNVLITRDGGIPPEATTIITGGILLIFVLLQRAVISRQRE, encoded by the coding sequence ATGAGCGCCGCGATCACGACCCCACCTGCCGCGCCCACCACCTCACGCCTGGAGCGTGTGCGCCAGCAGCTCCTCTCCCGCGCCGATTCGCTCCCCACCGTCGCCGCACTGCTGATCTTCGTGCTCATGCTGGGCTACGGAGAGTTCGCATACGGGCGCATCTTCCAGCTCAGCACCGTCTCGAACCTGTTCATCAACAACGCGCACCTCATCATCCTCGCGGTGGGCCTGACATTCGTGATCATCAGCGGAGGCATCGACCTCTCCGTGGGAGCGATCATCGCGCTGTCCTCCGTGAGCGGGGTGATGCTCGCCAACGCGGGCTGGAACGCCTGGCTGGTGATCGTGGTGATGATCCTGATCGGTTCGCTGGTCGGGCTCGCCTCGGGCGTGCTGATCCAGTACTTCAACGTCCAACCCTTCATCGCCACGCTGGCCATGATGTTCCTCGGCCGCGGCCTGGCCTCGATGCTCAGCACCGTGCCGGTGCGGCTCGACGAGGGCTCCGGGATCCTGCTGCTGGGCACCAAGATCAAGATCATCGACGGCCCGAAGGTCAACGACCTGGTGATCACCCCCGGCGTGCTCCTGGCGCTGCTCGTGGTGATCGCGGCGTTCATCATCCTGCACCGCACGCGCACCGGCCGCACCGTGTATGCGATCGGCGGCTCCGAGCAGTCCGCTTCCCTGATGGGGCTCTCCGTGGTGCGCACGAAGCTGTTCATCTACGTCGCCAGCGGCACCCTCGCCGGGGTCGCCGCGGTGGTGTACACCGCCCGGCTCGGCTCCGCGCAGAACATCACCGGCATCGGCTGGGAGCTGGACGCGATCGCCGCAGCGGTCATCGGTGGCACCCTGCTCACCGGCGGCTTCGGCTACGTGCTCGGCTCCGTGGTGGGCGCGCTGGTGCTGGGGCTGATGAACGTTCTCATCACACGCGACGGCGGCATCCCCCCGGAGGCCACCACCATCATCACCGGCGGGATCCTGCTGATCTTCGTGCTGCTGCAGCGGGCCGTGATCTCGCGGCAGCGGGAGTAG
- a CDS encoding uncharacterized conserved protein (PFAM: Bacterial protein of unknown function (DUF899)): MTSANPALPPVTDLETWRRELDSLRVREKAATRELDAIAAQRRRLPMVELPDYTLEGPDGPVRLVDVFDGASQLVTYHHMWSPGSEWQCGGCTSYTAQFTRTDFLRKYDARFVVVTQGPIDEALAYREKVGNQMEWYSTAGSEFGADVGAPPGGGFALNVFLRDGETVYRTWHTDGRGTEQLSHTFAFVDVLPYGRQEDWQDSPAGWPQSSTYDRWLSSEEIAALYGAGATA; encoded by the coding sequence ATGACCTCCGCGAACCCTGCCCTCCCACCCGTCACCGATCTCGAGACCTGGCGGCGCGAGCTGGACTCGCTGCGCGTGCGGGAGAAGGCCGCCACCCGCGAGCTCGACGCGATCGCCGCCCAGCGCCGGCGCCTGCCGATGGTCGAGCTGCCCGACTACACCCTCGAGGGGCCGGACGGCCCGGTGCGCCTGGTCGACGTGTTCGACGGCGCCTCGCAGCTGGTCACGTACCACCACATGTGGTCCCCGGGCTCCGAGTGGCAGTGCGGCGGCTGCACCAGCTACACCGCACAGTTCACCCGCACCGACTTCCTGCGCAAGTACGACGCGCGCTTCGTGGTGGTCACCCAGGGCCCGATCGACGAGGCCCTCGCCTACCGCGAGAAGGTGGGCAACCAGATGGAGTGGTACTCCACCGCGGGCAGCGAGTTCGGGGCCGACGTGGGCGCACCGCCCGGCGGCGGCTTCGCGCTGAACGTGTTCCTGCGCGACGGGGAGACGGTGTACCGCACCTGGCACACCGACGGCCGCGGCACCGAGCAGCTCAGCCACACCTTCGCCTTCGTGGACGTGCTCCCCTACGGCCGGCAGGAGGACTGGCAGGACTCCCCCGCCGGCTGGCCGCAGTCGTCCACCTACGACAGGTGGCTGAGCTCCGAGGAGATCGCGGCGCTGTACGGGGCGGGAGCGACGGCATGA